Part of the bacterium genome, TTGCCTTTCTTTCAGGGCGGGAAGGGGGATCAGGATTTGTGAATGCCCGGTTCGCCCCCAAACCTAGGATTGCAACAGAGAAGATAATCAACCAGAATTTCTTCATATTTCCTCCTTTCATCGAATTGGACGCAGGATGTGACGTTTTAGTTCTATTCATTTATATTTTCCTTTATGGCATTGATCGGATTAAGACGGCCGGAGAACGCGCCCGGAGATTTTTTCGTCGATTCTACCTGCATTGACTGCGATTTGTGCAGGCAGATTGCCCCGCAGGTCTTTGTGGCAGGCGGCGACCAGGCGATTGTGCACGCTCAGCCGGCGGACGAGGAATCGGAATTTGCCGCGTTGAAAGCACTTGTGACCTGTCCGACCGCATCGATCGGTGATCTCGGGCATCGTTCGGCTAAAAAAGCTGTGAATGCTTATCCGGAAAAAATCGAAGGTGAAGTGTATTTTTGCGGTTTCGCTTCCGAATCTTCGTACGGCGCTTCCAGCTATCTGATCGTAAGACGGGACGGAAATGTCCTGGTAGATTCTCCGCGGTTCGCGAAACCACTCGTGAGAAACATCGAAGCTCTCGGTGGAATTCGCCACATCTTTCTGACGCATCGCGATGATGTTGCCGATCAGGATTTGTGGGCGCGCCATTTCGGAGCGAGTCGCATCATGCATCACGATGATGCCGGCAGGCTGCGAAGTCAGATCGAGCACCTCATCGCGGGGAATGATGCTGTTTCTTTTCGTGACGACTTACTGATCATACCGACTCCCGGTCACACAAAAGGGCACATGGTGCTTTTGTACCGGAATCGCTTCATGTTTACCGGTGATCATCTCTGGTGGTCGCCCAATTACAACTCGCT contains:
- a CDS encoding MBL fold metallo-hydrolase, with protein sequence MALIGLRRPENAPGDFFVDSTCIDCDLCRQIAPQVFVAGGDQAIVHAQPADEESEFAALKALVTCPTASIGDLGHRSAKKAVNAYPEKIEGEVYFCGFASESSYGASSYLIVRRDGNVLVDSPRFAKPLVRNIEALGGIRHIFLTHRDDVADQDLWARHFGASRIMHHDDAGRLRSQIEHLIAGNDAVSFRDDLLIIPTPGHTKGHMVLLYRNRFMFTGDHLWWSPNYNSLHASRGVCWYSWPNQVDSIKRLQNFSFEWVLPGHGRRLNAPAEKMQAYLAECIHRLSRN